The following proteins are encoded in a genomic region of Arachis stenosperma cultivar V10309 chromosome 4, arast.V10309.gnm1.PFL2, whole genome shotgun sequence:
- the LOC130976515 gene encoding putative pentatricopeptide repeat-containing protein At3g13770, mitochondrial — protein sequence MHVILPTRHVIRSIIHKTLIQQKQHHHQLKLLLPTHPSNSLHVLSTFIPSNNNLQQSLLQMALCGYDMNFQEYNTLLNECVIRRAFREGQRVHAHMIKTRYLPAVYLRTRLIVFYAKCDSLADAHRVLDEMPEQNVVSWTAMISAYSQRGYAIQALNLFVQMLRSGTEPNEFTFATVLTSCTGSLGFFLGRQIHSLIIRLNYEVHVFVGSSLLDMYAKDGKIHEARDIFECLPERDVVSCTAIIAGYAQLSLDEEALELFRRLQGEGMQSNYVTYTSVLTALSGLAALDHGKQVHNHVLRAELPSYVVLQNSLIDMYSKCGNLTYSRRIFDTMHERTVISWNAMLVGYSKHGMGREVLELFTLMRDENKVKPDRVTILAVLSGCSHGGLENKGMDIFYDMIDEKIAVEPEPEHYGCVVDLLGRAGRVEEALEFIKKMPFEPTAAILGSLLGACRVHSNVDIGEFVGRRLLEIEPGNAGNYVILSNLYASAGKWEDVRSLRDLMLKKAVTKEPGRSWIELDQVLHTFHASDRSHPRREEVAAKVKELSVIFKEAGYLPDLSCVLHDVDEEQKEKMLLGHSEKLALSFGLIATPESVPIRVIKNLRICVDCHNFAKYISKIYGREVCLRDKNRFHRIVGGKCSCGDYW from the exons ATGCACGTTATTCTCCCTACAAGACATGTCATACGTTCCATCATCCACAAAACCTTAATCCAACAAAAACAACACCATCACCAACTAAAACTTCTTCTTCCAACTCATCCTTCAAACTCACTACATGTTCTCAGCACATTCATTCCCTCTAACAACAATCTCCAACAATCACTTCTACAAATGGCCCTTTGTGGATATGACATGAACTTCCAAGAATACAACACACTCTTGAACGAGTGTGTGATCAGAAGAGCATTTAGGGAAGGGCAAAGGGTACATGCCCACATGATCAAAACCCGCTATCTTCCTGCAGTGTACCTCAGGACAAGGTTGATTGTGTTCTACGCTAAGTGTGATTCCTTGGCAGATGCCCACCGGGTGCTCGATGAAATGCCTGAACAGAATGTGGTCTCGTGGACTGCCATGATTTCTGCGTATTCTCAGAGAGGGTATGCCATTCAAGCCTTGAATCTTTTTGTACAGATGTTAAGATCAG gtACAGAACCTAACGAGTTCACTTTTGCTACTGTACTTACTTCTTGTACAGGTTCTCTGGGATTCTTCTTGGGGAGGCAAATCCACTCCCTTATCATAAGATTAAATTACGAAGTGCATGTTTTTGTTGGAAGTTCACTCCTTGATATGTATGCTAAAGATGGTAAAATTCATGAAGCTCGAGACATATTTGAATGCTTGCCAGAAAGGGATGTAGTTTCTTGCACTGCTATAATCGCTGGATATGCTCAACTGAGTTTGGATGAGGAAGCACTGGAGCTGTTTCGCCGGTTACAGGGGGAAGGAATGCAATCCAATTATGTTACTTACACTAGTGTCTTAACTGCGCTTTCTGGACTTGCTGCTTTAGATCATGGGAAGCAAGTGCACAACCATGTTCTTCGCGCTGAACTTCCATCATATGTGGTTCTCCAAAATTCATTGATTGACATGTACTCAAAATGTGGCAACCTCACTTATTCTAGAAGAATTTTCGATACCATGCATGAGAGAACAGTTATCTCTTGGAATGCAATGCTGGTTGGTTATAGCAAACATGGAATGGGAAGAGAAGTGCTTGAGCTTTTCACTTTAATGAGAGATGAAAACAAAGTCAAGCCTGACAGGGTCACAATTTTGGCCGTTTTATCTGGCTGCAGTCACGGGGGACTGGAAAACAAGGGGATGGATATATTTTATGATATGATCGATGAAAAAATCGCAGTTGAGCCAGAGCCTGAGCATTATGGTTGTGTTGTTGATTTGCTTGGTCGTGCTGGTCGGGTAGAAGAAGCTCTTGAGTTCATAAAAAAAATGCCTTTTGAACCAACAGCCGCTATATTGGGTTCCCTTTTAGGTGCTTGCAGAGTTCATTCAAATGTTGACATTGGTGAATTTGTGGGGCGTCGTCTTCTAGAGATCGAACCTGGGAATGCCGGAAACTATGTTATTCTTTCCAACTTATATGCTTCAGCAGGAAAATGGGAAGATGTAAGATCATTAAGGGACCTGATGTTGAAGAAGGCTGTAACAAAAGAACCAGGAAGAAGCTGGATTGAGCTTGATCAAGTACTTCATACTTTCCATGCAAGTGATCGATCTCATCCGAGAAGAGAAGAAGTGGCTGCAAAAGTGAAGGAATTGTCTGTCATATTCAAGGAAGCAGGCTATCTTCCTGATTTGAGTTGTGTTTTGCATGACGTCGATGAGGAGCAGAAGGAGAAGATGCTTTTAGGCCACAGTGAAAAGCTAGCATTGTCTTTTGGGCTAATTGCCACACCTGAAAGCGTGCCAATCCGTGTCATAAAAAATCTTCGAATTTGTGTTGATTGCCATAATTTTGCTAAATATATCTCCAAGATATATGGAAGAGAGGTGTGCTTGAGAGATAAAAACCGATTTCATCGAATTGTTGGAGGAAAGTGTTCCTGTGGAGATTATTGGTGA
- the LOC130974807 gene encoding uncharacterized protein LOC130974807 codes for MEKNFDAGNFIDAQLIPGTEEHFHESSLAGQARWMYRTLLRGAVIARKAEFELSGMESLRRRLESAGKANNDLKREVETLREQLAQSNEKLEAAEKRASTAEKTLEESDATISRLVERQKTLEGQVGVAQGRVIALEKERDEAVSSKEAFEADLAGWKTKYKEVVKQGKGAILATEEALKAQVKIVVPDFDMSAIGVFKMIKDGKIVDMPSDD; via the coding sequence ATGGAGAAAAATTTTGATGCCGGGAATTTCATAGACGCTCAGTTGATTCCTGGCACTGAAGAGCACTTCCACGAGTCATCTCTTGCCGGGCAAGCAAGGTGGATGTATCGTACCCTCCTGCGTGGCGCAGTGATAGCTCGGAAGGCCGAGTTTGAGCTGTCCGGGATGGAATCTCTCCGTAGGAGGTTGGAATCTGCTGGGAAAGCTAATAATGATTTAAAACGCGAAGTTGAGACCCTTCGAGAGCAACTTGCCCAGTCTAATGAGAAGCTCGAGGCTGCCGAGAAGAGAGCCTCCACTGCCGAGAAAACATTGGAGGAGTCTGATGCCACCATTTCCCGGCTTGTCGAGCGGCAAAAGACTTTAGAGGGTCAGGTCGGCGTGGCTCAGGGGCGGGTGATCGCACTGGAGAAAGAGCGAGATGAGGCCGTTTCATCAAAGGAGGCTTTCGAAGCTGATCTTGCAGGGTGGAAGACAAAGTATAAAGAAGTCGTCAAGCAGGGGAAGGGTGCGATACTGGCGACTGAGGAGGCCCTTAAGGCTCAGGTCAAAATCGTTGTCCCTGACTTCGACATGTCGGCAATTGGTGTCTTCAAGATGATCAAAGACGGCAAGATTGTTGACATGCCTagtgatgattag